One Mycolicibacterium fortuitum subsp. fortuitum genomic window carries:
- a CDS encoding phosphotransferase enzyme family protein translates to MVITDEIDVARLALGQYDIGADATLRLLNLSENATYLVEDGGTQSILRVHRQNYHRPHEIESELDWLQALQDDSDITVPTVLPARDGRRLVTVEGEETGGIARHVVQFGMVAGAEPDESALTLDDFHTLGRITAALHDHSQRWERPAGFGRFSWDWEHSLGGNPRWGRWQDAEGVGAGERQVLERAQALLHDRLHAYGTGPDVYGLIHADLRLANLLVDPDSSDSATSSKITVIDFDDCGFGWYFYDFGTAVSFIEHDPALPEWQDAWVRGYRTRRDLPASDEDMLASFVLLRRLLLLAWMGTHSHSRESATKAISYAAGSCELAERYLRSNGLTLT, encoded by the coding sequence GTGGTTATCACCGACGAGATCGATGTGGCCCGACTCGCCTTGGGCCAATACGACATCGGAGCCGATGCGACGCTGCGATTGCTGAACCTGTCCGAGAACGCCACGTATCTCGTCGAGGACGGCGGCACCCAGTCCATCTTGCGGGTTCATCGGCAGAACTACCACCGGCCCCACGAGATCGAGTCCGAACTGGACTGGCTGCAAGCACTGCAGGACGACAGTGACATCACGGTGCCGACCGTGCTGCCGGCCCGCGACGGCCGGCGGCTGGTGACCGTAGAGGGTGAGGAGACTGGCGGGATCGCCCGCCACGTCGTCCAGTTCGGCATGGTCGCCGGGGCCGAACCCGACGAGAGCGCGTTGACCCTCGACGATTTCCACACCCTCGGCCGGATCACCGCTGCGCTGCACGACCATTCGCAGCGGTGGGAACGCCCGGCCGGGTTCGGCCGGTTCTCCTGGGACTGGGAGCACAGCCTTGGCGGGAATCCCCGCTGGGGCCGATGGCAGGACGCCGAGGGTGTCGGCGCGGGCGAGCGACAGGTGCTGGAACGCGCCCAGGCACTGTTGCACGATCGGCTCCACGCCTACGGCACCGGGCCCGACGTCTACGGCCTGATCCACGCCGACCTGCGGCTGGCCAATCTGCTGGTGGACCCCGACTCGTCAGACTCCGCAACGTCGTCGAAGATCACCGTCATCGATTTCGATGACTGCGGATTCGGTTGGTACTTCTACGATTTCGGCACGGCCGTGTCGTTCATCGAACATGATCCAGCCTTGCCGGAATGGCAGGACGCGTGGGTGCGCGGTTACCGCACGCGACGTGACCTGCCGGCCTCCGACGAGGACATGCTGGCCTCGTTCGTGCTGCTGCGCCGGCTGCTACTGCTGGCCTGGATGGGCACCCACAGCCACTCCAGGGAATCGGCGACCAAAGCCATCAGTTACGCAGCGGGCAGCTGTGAACTCGCCGAGCGCTACCTGCGCTCAAACGGCCTCACCTTGACCTGA
- a CDS encoding BMC domain-containing protein: MSSNAIGLIETKGYVAALAAADAMVKAANVTITDRQQVGDGLVAVIVTGEVGAVKAATEAGAETASQVGELVSVHVIPRPHNELGAHFSVTSK; encoded by the coding sequence ATGTCCAGCAACGCAATCGGATTGATCGAAACCAAGGGCTACGTGGCCGCGCTGGCCGCCGCCGACGCCATGGTGAAGGCCGCCAACGTCACCATCACCGATCGTCAGCAGGTCGGTGACGGCCTGGTCGCCGTGATCGTCACCGGCGAGGTGGGTGCGGTCAAGGCCGCCACCGAGGCCGGCGCCGAGACCGCCTCACAGGTGGGCGAACTGGTCAGCGTGCACGTCATCCCGCGTCCGCACAACGAGCTCGGCGCGCACTTCTCGGTCACCAGCAAGTAG
- a CDS encoding EutN/CcmL family microcompartment protein: MLAATVTGNVWSTRRIDGIPAGAFLEVEIDGTGSKLIAFDVLGSGVGEHVLVAQGSVASSWFTGTPPPVDALIIGSIDVNSDTQP; the protein is encoded by the coding sequence GTGCTAGCAGCGACTGTCACCGGCAACGTGTGGTCGACCCGGCGCATCGACGGTATCCCCGCAGGCGCGTTCCTCGAGGTCGAGATCGACGGCACCGGCTCGAAGCTGATCGCCTTCGACGTCCTCGGTAGCGGCGTGGGCGAACACGTCCTGGTGGCCCAGGGCTCGGTTGCCTCGAGCTGGTTCACCGGAACCCCGCCACCCGTGGATGCCCTCATCATCGGATCCATCGACGTCAACTCAGACACCCAACCCTGA
- a CDS encoding BMC domain-containing protein, whose product MAELRSFIFIDRLQPQTMSYLGTWIKGALPRANQAAQIIEVAPGLDIEGVTDVALKHAEVKAGILVVERQFGYLEFHGETGAVKAAADAALDELGGDTGSAVSPNVLASRIISSVDHQHAFLINRNKIGSMVLPGESLFVLEVQPASYAILATNEAEKAADIKVVDFRMIGATGRVYLSGTEADIRTAAEAAQDALARATA is encoded by the coding sequence GTGGCTGAACTTCGTTCTTTCATCTTCATCGACCGGCTGCAGCCGCAGACCATGTCGTATCTGGGTACCTGGATCAAAGGTGCGCTGCCGCGCGCCAACCAGGCCGCGCAGATCATCGAGGTGGCCCCTGGGCTCGACATCGAGGGCGTCACCGACGTCGCCCTCAAGCATGCCGAGGTAAAGGCCGGAATCCTGGTGGTCGAACGGCAATTCGGTTACCTCGAGTTCCACGGTGAGACCGGTGCGGTCAAGGCCGCTGCCGATGCCGCCCTCGACGAGCTCGGCGGCGACACCGGCAGTGCGGTGTCTCCGAACGTGCTGGCCTCGCGCATCATCTCCAGCGTCGACCACCAGCACGCTTTCCTGATCAACCGCAACAAGATCGGGTCCATGGTGCTGCCCGGAGAGTCGTTGTTCGTGCTGGAGGTCCAGCCGGCGTCGTACGCGATCCTGGCCACCAACGAGGCCGAGAAGGCCGCCGACATCAAGGTGGTCGACTTCCGGATGATCGGCGCCACCGGCCGCGTCTACCTGTCCGGGACCGAAGCCGACATCCGCACCGCCGCCGAGGCGGCGCAGGACGCGCTGGCCAGGGCCACTGCATGA
- a CDS encoding aldehyde dehydrogenase family protein — protein MTSTAQAGHMLERARWAAAAYADYDAATVTAIVNAVAEAGYAEAERFAAEAVAETGMGVVADKVTKNRACSRGIVDYYRGDDYVSPRVDESRKIVELPRPAGVVLALTPTTNPVATVYFKVILALMTRNAVLVAPHPRAKQCSADAARVLADAAVAAGAPDGIVQVIDEPSIPLVQALMADERTDVIVATGGTGVVRAAYSSGNPALGVGPGNVPVFVDASADINAAAKRIVDSKAFDNSVLCTNESVLIVEDAVADKLRSALTRAGAHILDEDGARRLRTYMFANGHLNTDVVGRDAAWIAGQAGLRVTPKTRVLIAPFDDVITEEMLAHEKLSPVLGMTTAADAARGIRAARAVVRIGGAGHSAAIHSENPSVISDFAAQVPVLRVSVNVGNSTGSSGLETNLAPSMTIGTGFVGRSSIGENLQPQNLINWARIAYNSEPGVVMGNFAGINPWHAPSGPVPEYPRASNDRAGVPATPRRSYPTVNRSSDPGLDTLRAELRALVVEELAQLIKR, from the coding sequence ATGACCAGTACCGCACAGGCAGGCCACATGCTGGAGCGGGCCCGTTGGGCCGCGGCGGCCTACGCCGATTACGACGCCGCGACGGTGACCGCCATCGTCAACGCGGTGGCCGAAGCCGGCTACGCCGAAGCCGAACGCTTCGCCGCGGAAGCGGTCGCCGAGACCGGCATGGGCGTGGTGGCCGACAAGGTGACCAAGAACCGGGCCTGCTCGCGAGGCATCGTCGACTACTACCGCGGAGACGATTACGTGTCGCCGCGAGTCGACGAGTCCCGAAAGATCGTGGAGCTGCCCAGGCCCGCGGGCGTGGTACTGGCATTGACGCCGACCACCAATCCCGTTGCCACGGTGTACTTCAAGGTCATCCTCGCGCTGATGACCCGCAACGCCGTCCTCGTCGCGCCGCATCCGCGGGCCAAGCAGTGCTCGGCCGATGCCGCCCGCGTGCTCGCCGATGCGGCCGTGGCGGCCGGCGCCCCGGACGGCATCGTGCAGGTCATCGACGAGCCGTCGATCCCGCTGGTGCAGGCGCTGATGGCCGACGAACGCACCGACGTCATCGTCGCCACCGGCGGCACCGGCGTCGTGCGTGCCGCGTACTCGTCGGGCAACCCGGCACTCGGCGTCGGCCCGGGCAACGTCCCGGTGTTCGTCGACGCCAGCGCGGACATCAACGCCGCGGCCAAGCGGATCGTGGACAGCAAGGCCTTCGACAACTCGGTGCTGTGCACCAACGAGTCGGTGCTGATCGTGGAAGACGCCGTCGCCGACAAGCTGCGCTCGGCGCTGACCCGTGCCGGAGCACACATCCTCGACGAGGACGGCGCCCGGCGGTTGCGGACCTATATGTTCGCCAACGGCCACCTCAACACCGACGTGGTCGGACGCGACGCCGCGTGGATCGCGGGTCAGGCCGGCTTGCGGGTGACGCCGAAGACCCGGGTGCTGATCGCGCCGTTCGATGACGTGATCACCGAGGAGATGCTGGCCCACGAAAAGCTCTCCCCGGTGCTCGGGATGACGACCGCCGCCGACGCCGCGCGCGGTATCCGGGCGGCCCGGGCCGTGGTGCGAATCGGCGGGGCCGGACACTCAGCCGCCATCCACAGTGAGAACCCCTCGGTGATCAGCGATTTCGCCGCCCAGGTGCCCGTGTTGCGGGTGTCGGTGAACGTCGGTAACTCGACCGGCAGCTCAGGACTGGAGACCAACCTGGCGCCGTCGATGACCATCGGCACCGGGTTCGTCGGGCGAAGCTCGATCGGCGAGAACCTGCAACCGCAGAACCTGATCAACTGGGCCCGCATCGCCTACAACAGCGAACCGGGCGTCGTGATGGGCAATTTCGCGGGCATCAACCCATGGCACGCCCCGTCGGGCCCGGTCCCGGAATACCCGCGCGCCTCCAACGATCGCGCCGGTGTGCCGGCCACACCGCGCCGCTCGTATCCGACCGTCAACCGATCGTCGGACCCCGGACTGGACACGCTGCGGGCCGAACTGCGCGCACTCGTCGTCGAAGAACTAGCACAACTGATCAAGAGGTAG
- a CDS encoding aspartate aminotransferase family protein, giving the protein MYDYGTFTFESKAEVLDKAKTFWNPDKTQFWTDTGVDLVIDRREGYFLWDMGGRRLIDLHLNGGTYNLGHRNPEVMQAITEGMTHFDVGNHHFPSVARTALAQRLVETAPASITKVAYGSGGGEAIDIALKSARHATKRRKIVSIVKAYHGHTGLAVATGDDRFAKFFLADQPDEFLQVPFNDVEAMERVLAPGDVAAVIMETIPATYGFPLPAPGYLEAVKALTEKHGTLYIADEVQTGLMRTGELWCITKHGIEPDILVTGKGLSGGMYPITAALLSDRAAKWLDEDGFGHISTFGGAELGCVAALKTLEISTRPEVRSMVHYIADIFDHGLQRIQADHPDWFVGIRQNGVVIGLEFDHPEGAKFVMRELYENGVWAIFSTLDPRVLQFKPGLLLSRELCEDVLDRLAVAVARAETVVRGRKAS; this is encoded by the coding sequence ATGTACGACTACGGCACGTTCACGTTCGAGTCCAAAGCCGAAGTGCTGGACAAGGCGAAGACGTTCTGGAATCCAGACAAGACGCAGTTCTGGACTGATACCGGTGTCGATCTGGTGATCGACCGCCGCGAGGGATATTTCCTGTGGGATATGGGCGGTCGCCGCCTGATCGATCTACACCTCAACGGTGGCACCTACAACCTCGGACACCGCAATCCCGAAGTGATGCAGGCGATTACCGAGGGCATGACGCATTTCGACGTCGGCAACCACCACTTCCCCTCGGTGGCCCGCACCGCGCTGGCCCAACGACTGGTCGAGACCGCCCCGGCCTCGATCACCAAGGTGGCGTACGGGTCCGGAGGTGGCGAGGCGATCGACATCGCACTCAAGAGCGCACGGCACGCCACCAAACGCCGCAAGATCGTCTCGATCGTCAAGGCCTATCACGGGCACACCGGCCTCGCCGTGGCCACCGGTGACGACCGGTTCGCCAAGTTCTTCCTGGCCGATCAGCCCGACGAGTTCCTCCAGGTACCGTTCAACGACGTCGAGGCGATGGAGCGGGTACTGGCCCCCGGCGATGTCGCCGCGGTGATCATGGAAACCATTCCCGCCACCTACGGATTCCCCCTTCCCGCACCGGGTTATCTGGAAGCCGTCAAGGCACTCACCGAAAAGCACGGGACCCTCTACATCGCCGACGAGGTGCAGACCGGGCTGATGCGCACCGGCGAACTGTGGTGCATCACCAAACACGGCATCGAGCCGGACATCCTGGTGACGGGCAAAGGCCTGTCCGGGGGCATGTACCCGATCACCGCGGCCCTGCTCAGCGATCGCGCCGCGAAGTGGCTCGACGAGGACGGCTTCGGCCACATCTCCACGTTCGGCGGCGCCGAGCTCGGCTGTGTGGCCGCGCTGAAGACGCTCGAGATCTCGACCCGGCCCGAGGTGCGCTCGATGGTGCACTACATCGCCGACATCTTCGACCACGGGCTGCAGCGCATCCAGGCCGACCATCCGGACTGGTTCGTCGGTATCCGTCAGAACGGCGTGGTGATCGGCCTGGAGTTCGATCACCCCGAAGGGGCCAAGTTCGTGATGCGGGAACTCTACGAGAACGGAGTGTGGGCGATCTTCTCGACACTGGATCCCCGTGTCCTGCAATTCAAACCGGGTCTGCTGCTCTCGCGCGAGCTCTGCGAGGACGTCCTGGACCGCCTCGCCGTCGCGGTGGCCAGGGCAGAGACCGTCGTGAGAGGACGTAAGGCGTCATGA
- a CDS encoding APC family permease yields the protein MTDQAVAGHEDTAHDVQRLKRNAVGTVGVIFMAVATAAPITAMVGNVPIAVGFGNGSHAPAGYIVATIVLGLFAVGYATMAKHITTTGAFYGYISHGLGRIVGMASGGLITMAYVVFEASLIGIFSFFFQNFMQSQLGIHIHWVIPALLMLVTNAVLTYFDVNLTAKVLGVFLVTEIVMLALGALAVLVKGGGPQGFAVAETINPIGAFAPAAGIAGASAGLGLFFAFWSWVGFESTAMYGEESRNPKKIIPRATMLSVVGVGLFYVFVSWMAIAGTGPQRAVELAQDSATSSEIFFGPVRATYGEWAITMFNILLVTGSFACGMAFHNCASRYLYALGREGLSAGLQKTLGATHPTHGSPYIASFVQSGIALVIILAFLFAGMDPYVHMYTLLAILGTMAILIVQSLCAFSVISYFHIRKNHPVSKHWFKTLIAPGLGGIGMLYVVYLLWEHKDTAAGTASGTLLFKLTPWIVVGIFVLGAGMATYFKLRDPRRYELIGRIVFEDNVVRD from the coding sequence ATGACTGATCAAGCTGTCGCCGGGCATGAAGACACAGCTCACGACGTACAGAGACTGAAACGCAACGCCGTCGGCACCGTCGGCGTCATCTTCATGGCGGTAGCCACCGCCGCACCGATCACGGCAATGGTCGGCAACGTTCCCATCGCCGTAGGTTTCGGAAATGGTTCGCATGCTCCGGCCGGCTATATCGTCGCGACCATTGTTCTCGGCCTCTTCGCGGTGGGTTACGCGACCATGGCCAAGCACATCACCACCACCGGCGCCTTCTACGGCTATATCTCCCACGGACTCGGCCGCATCGTCGGGATGGCCAGCGGCGGCCTGATCACCATGGCCTATGTGGTGTTCGAGGCTTCACTCATCGGGATCTTCTCGTTCTTCTTCCAGAACTTCATGCAGTCCCAACTGGGTATCCACATCCACTGGGTGATCCCGGCGCTGCTGATGCTCGTGACCAACGCGGTGCTGACCTACTTCGACGTGAACCTGACCGCCAAGGTGCTCGGGGTGTTCCTGGTGACCGAGATCGTCATGCTGGCTCTCGGTGCGTTGGCGGTGCTGGTCAAGGGCGGCGGCCCGCAGGGTTTCGCGGTCGCCGAGACCATCAATCCCATCGGCGCGTTCGCCCCGGCGGCCGGAATCGCCGGCGCCAGTGCCGGATTGGGGCTGTTCTTCGCGTTCTGGTCGTGGGTCGGTTTCGAGTCGACGGCGATGTACGGCGAAGAGTCGCGTAACCCGAAGAAGATCATCCCCAGGGCGACGATGCTGAGTGTCGTCGGTGTCGGTCTGTTCTACGTGTTCGTGTCCTGGATGGCGATCGCCGGCACCGGACCGCAGCGTGCCGTGGAGCTCGCGCAGGATTCGGCCACGTCCTCGGAGATCTTCTTCGGCCCGGTGCGCGCCACCTACGGGGAATGGGCGATCACGATGTTCAACATCCTGCTGGTCACCGGTTCGTTCGCCTGCGGCATGGCGTTCCACAACTGTGCCTCCCGCTACCTGTATGCGCTGGGCCGTGAAGGTTTGTCGGCCGGTCTACAGAAGACTCTCGGCGCAACACATCCCACGCACGGATCGCCCTACATCGCTTCGTTCGTGCAGAGCGGGATCGCCCTGGTGATCATCTTGGCCTTCCTGTTCGCCGGGATGGATCCGTACGTGCACATGTACACGCTGCTGGCCATCCTCGGCACCATGGCGATCCTGATCGTGCAGTCGCTGTGTGCCTTCTCGGTGATCAGCTACTTCCACATCCGCAAGAACCACCCGGTGTCCAAGCACTGGTTCAAGACACTGATCGCTCCCGGCCTCGGTGGGATCGGCATGCTCTACGTCGTCTACCTGCTGTGGGAACACAAGGACACAGCGGCGGGCACGGCATCCGGCACCCTGCTGTTCAAGCTGACCCCGTGGATCGTGGTGGGCATCTTCGTCCTGGGTGCGGGCATGGCCACCTACTTCAAGCTGCGCGATCCGCGCCGCTATGAATTGATCGGTCGGATCGTGTTCGAGGACAACGTTGTTCGCGACTGA
- a CDS encoding alpha/beta hydrolase, with translation MTSSTAARPTFHPDLERIARFIPRKLVTRRSLPLLQRLTALQNRQTPDDVEVLTLSSGVGVRLFRPTGVTEPTPALLWIHGGGYVLGSPAQDDALCRRFARELGATVAAVKYRLAPQNPYPAGLEDCYEALKWLTKLPAVDPSRVAVAGASAGGGLAASLALLARDRGEIQLAAQILVYPMLDDRSVGPELENPGHRLWTQGSNKFGWSAYLRGADPAVAVPGRREDLAGLPPTWIGVGTLDLFHDEDMAYAERLRAAGVDCQVEEVYGAFHGFDQIAAKTPVAQAFMASQCARLRAAFG, from the coding sequence GTGACTTCAAGCACAGCCGCCCGGCCTACGTTCCATCCCGACCTGGAACGCATCGCCCGCTTCATCCCCCGCAAGCTGGTGACCAGGCGTTCTCTGCCACTGCTGCAGCGGCTGACCGCCTTGCAGAACCGGCAGACGCCCGATGATGTCGAGGTGCTCACGCTGAGCTCCGGTGTCGGGGTGCGCCTGTTCCGGCCGACCGGAGTCACCGAACCGACGCCGGCCCTGCTGTGGATCCACGGCGGCGGTTACGTGCTGGGCAGCCCCGCGCAGGACGACGCCCTGTGCCGGCGCTTCGCCAGGGAACTCGGCGCCACGGTGGCCGCGGTCAAGTACCGGTTGGCGCCGCAGAATCCCTATCCCGCCGGGCTGGAGGACTGCTATGAGGCGCTGAAATGGCTGACGAAGCTGCCCGCGGTCGACCCGTCACGGGTGGCCGTCGCCGGTGCCAGCGCGGGCGGCGGATTGGCCGCCTCCCTGGCCCTGCTCGCCCGCGACCGCGGCGAGATACAGCTGGCCGCCCAGATACTCGTCTACCCGATGCTCGACGACCGCTCGGTCGGCCCGGAGTTGGAGAATCCCGGCCACCGGCTGTGGACGCAGGGCAGCAACAAGTTCGGCTGGTCGGCATACCTGAGGGGAGCAGATCCGGCGGTGGCCGTGCCGGGGCGTCGGGAAGATCTGGCCGGCCTGCCACCCACCTGGATCGGCGTGGGCACGCTGGACCTGTTCCATGATGAGGACATGGCCTACGCCGAGCGCCTGCGTGCCGCAGGAGTCGACTGCCAGGTGGAAGAGGTGTACGGGGCGTTTCACGGCTTTGACCAGATCGCCGCCAAAACACCGGTGGCCCAGGCGTTCATGGCCAGCCAGTGTGCGCGGCTACGCGCGGCGTTTGGCTGA
- a CDS encoding IS30 family transposase has translation MRRVLFDLVCDGVAMRDAERRIGVSNGAGRYWWYQAGGMTLLKGSKGTRGIACPGERTREGGPGHRISYDERVTIMRGLDRGLSHAQIGQQLGRDRTVIWREVQRNRNADGDYHAGMAHARACQKAKRPKAFKLNNTGLCAAIEGWMDDGWSPKLIADMLARAHPDDRLGRVSHETIYKCLYVQGRGQLRADLNKCLSTKRTARKPRGSERRGTFSDVITISQRPATVEDRAVPGHWEGDLIVGTASGSAIGTLVERSTRFTILLHLPNDHTADSVAKAMIAAMNELPAHLRRSLTWDRGSEMAGWCDISMALQAPVYFCDPHSPWQRGSNENTNRLLRFWFEKGTDLSRYTKADLKSVQDKLNTRPRPTLDYDTPAQRLAALINQAA, from the coding sequence ATGCGTCGGGTGTTGTTTGACCTGGTGTGTGACGGTGTCGCGATGCGTGATGCCGAGCGTCGGATCGGTGTGTCCAACGGTGCTGGACGGTACTGGTGGTATCAGGCTGGCGGCATGACTCTGCTCAAAGGAAGCAAGGGCACTCGCGGTATCGCCTGCCCGGGAGAGCGGACCCGCGAGGGCGGCCCGGGCCACCGGATCAGCTACGACGAACGCGTGACGATTATGCGGGGCCTGGATCGCGGTCTCAGCCACGCCCAGATCGGGCAGCAATTGGGCCGCGACCGCACCGTCATCTGGCGCGAAGTGCAACGTAACCGCAACGCCGACGGGGACTATCACGCCGGGATGGCCCATGCCCGAGCCTGTCAGAAAGCCAAGCGGCCCAAAGCGTTCAAGCTCAACAACACCGGATTGTGCGCGGCCATCGAAGGGTGGATGGACGATGGGTGGAGCCCGAAGCTGATCGCTGACATGTTGGCCCGCGCTCACCCTGATGACAGGCTGGGTCGGGTGAGCCACGAAACCATCTACAAGTGCCTCTACGTGCAAGGCCGTGGCCAGCTGCGCGCCGATCTGAACAAGTGCCTGTCGACCAAACGCACCGCCCGTAAACCCCGTGGCAGCGAGCGCCGCGGCACATTTAGTGACGTGATCACCATCAGCCAGCGCCCCGCCACGGTTGAGGACCGTGCCGTGCCCGGGCACTGGGAAGGAGATCTGATCGTGGGCACCGCCTCGGGCAGTGCGATCGGGACCCTGGTCGAGCGCAGCACCCGATTCACCATCTTGTTGCACCTGCCCAACGATCACACCGCGGATTCGGTGGCCAAGGCGATGATCGCGGCGATGAATGAGTTACCGGCGCATCTGCGGCGCAGCCTCACCTGGGATCGCGGCTCGGAGATGGCCGGCTGGTGTGACATCAGCATGGCCCTGCAGGCTCCGGTCTACTTCTGCGATCCACATTCACCCTGGCAGCGGGGCAGCAACGAGAACACCAACAGGCTGCTGCGGTTCTGGTTCGAAAAAGGCACCGACCTCAGCCGCTACACCAAGGCCGACCTCAAATCCGTCCAGGACAAGCTCAACACCCGACCCCGGCCCACCCTGGACTACGACACCCCCGCCCAACGCCTCGCCGCCCTCATCAACCAAGCCGCATAG
- a CDS encoding acyl-CoA dehydrogenase, giving the protein MTKSALAITEEHQDLADAALGQLSRLGSRAAARATLEKAGTYPDKIWAAGAGLGWNGLAVSEEYGGSGFGLSELAVVVEVAGRELCPGPFLPTVSAAVVIDRSAPDSVRAELLPGLADGTTVAALGLAGSVTIGADGLLGGQARAVLGAPDAHILMLAAGEDIVILDATADGITVTAQDSLDATRSIGSVDLRAVAVDESRILRGGARAARTVFRILGSAEAVGVSWAALDMAVEYAKVREQFGRTIGTFQAVKHHAANMLVDAEQTTAAVWDAARADDLDGAWFAAAVAAAHAIRAQIFCTQTNVQLHGGIAFTWEHDAHLYLRRARTLAAVLGDGADPLVDVVDGQRNGQAHGASFALPEEAEQYRQDARQAAAAVKALPEDKRRDYLVDSGYLVPHWPKPYGRAADVLEQLVIEEEFADIERADMGITGWVTLTIAQAGTDDQRERWVEPVLRGQVMWCQLFSEPGAGSDAAAVRTAAKKVDGGWRVTGQKVWTSLAQHCQWGLATVRTDPDAPKHAGVTMMAIDMKAPGVTVNPLRGLTGDTHFNEVFFDDVFVPDADVVGDVNKGWLVARATLGNERISIGGGSAAPTGFDADELVALIDADPDGARYVRRAGEVIAVGHTLPLLNLRRVSRAIAGTEPGPEGNVTKLLVAEHSQHLTELGMDLVGSAGVTGATPKLTRAYLGNRAMTIAGGTSEITRNTIAERILGLPRDPLLK; this is encoded by the coding sequence ATGACTAAGTCTGCGCTGGCCATCACCGAAGAGCACCAGGACCTCGCCGACGCGGCGCTCGGGCAGCTGAGTCGGCTCGGCAGCCGCGCAGCCGCCCGCGCCACCCTGGAGAAGGCCGGCACCTACCCCGACAAGATCTGGGCGGCCGGCGCCGGCCTGGGCTGGAACGGGCTCGCCGTGTCCGAGGAGTACGGCGGCTCCGGGTTCGGTCTATCCGAACTGGCGGTGGTCGTCGAGGTCGCCGGACGCGAACTGTGCCCCGGGCCGTTCCTGCCGACCGTGTCGGCCGCAGTGGTCATCGACCGCTCTGCACCAGATTCCGTTCGCGCGGAACTGCTCCCGGGCCTCGCCGACGGGACGACGGTGGCTGCACTCGGATTGGCCGGCTCGGTGACCATCGGCGCCGACGGCCTGCTCGGCGGGCAGGCCCGCGCCGTACTCGGCGCCCCCGACGCCCACATACTCATGTTGGCCGCAGGCGAGGACATCGTGATCCTGGACGCCACGGCCGACGGAATCACCGTCACCGCACAGGATTCCCTGGACGCCACCCGCAGCATCGGCTCGGTCGACCTCCGCGCGGTGGCCGTCGACGAGAGCCGGATCCTGCGCGGCGGCGCGCGCGCCGCCCGCACCGTGTTCCGCATCCTCGGCTCGGCGGAGGCGGTCGGCGTGTCCTGGGCCGCACTCGACATGGCGGTCGAGTACGCGAAGGTCCGCGAGCAGTTCGGCCGCACCATCGGCACCTTCCAGGCCGTCAAGCACCACGCGGCCAACATGCTCGTCGACGCCGAACAGACCACCGCCGCGGTCTGGGACGCCGCCCGCGCCGACGATCTCGACGGGGCGTGGTTCGCCGCCGCGGTGGCCGCAGCCCACGCCATCCGGGCCCAGATCTTCTGCACCCAGACCAACGTCCAGCTGCACGGCGGCATCGCGTTCACCTGGGAGCACGACGCGCACCTGTACCTACGACGGGCCCGGACCCTGGCCGCGGTGCTCGGTGACGGCGCCGATCCATTGGTCGACGTCGTCGACGGGCAACGCAACGGGCAGGCGCACGGGGCGTCATTCGCTCTTCCGGAGGAGGCCGAGCAGTACCGGCAGGACGCCCGGCAAGCCGCGGCGGCAGTCAAGGCCCTACCCGAGGACAAGCGCCGTGACTACCTGGTGGATTCGGGCTACCTGGTGCCGCACTGGCCCAAGCCGTACGGCCGGGCCGCAGATGTGTTGGAGCAGTTGGTGATCGAGGAAGAATTTGCCGACATCGAACGCGCCGACATGGGCATCACCGGCTGGGTGACCCTGACCATCGCCCAGGCCGGCACCGACGATCAGCGCGAGCGGTGGGTCGAACCCGTTCTGCGGGGGCAGGTGATGTGGTGCCAGCTGTTCTCCGAGCCGGGGGCAGGTTCGGACGCGGCGGCCGTGCGTACCGCGGCCAAGAAGGTCGACGGCGGCTGGCGGGTCACCGGTCAGAAGGTGTGGACCAGCCTGGCCCAGCACTGCCAGTGGGGCTTGGCCACCGTGCGCACCGATCCTGACGCCCCCAAGCACGCCGGGGTCACCATGATGGCGATCGACATGAAAGCCCCTGGGGTGACGGTGAATCCGCTGCGTGGACTGACCGGTGACACTCACTTCAACGAGGTGTTCTTCGACGATGTGTTCGTCCCCGACGCCGATGTCGTGGGTGATGTGAACAAGGGCTGGCTGGTCGCCCGGGCCACCCTGGGCAATGAGCGCATCTCGATCGGCGGCGGCTCGGCGGCCCCGACCGGGTTCGACGCCGACGAGCTGGTGGCGTTGATCGACGCCGATCCCGATGGGGCGCGGTACGTGCGCCGGGCCGGTGAGGTGATCGCCGTCGGCCACACGCTGCCGCTGCTGAATCTGCGCCGGGTCAGCCGGGCCATCGCCGGAACCGAGCCGGGCCCCGAGGGCAACGTCACCAAGCTGCTGGTGGCCGAACATTCCCAGCATCTGACCGAACTGGGAATGGATCTGGTCGGCTCGGCCGGGGTGACCGGTGCGACCCCGAAGCTGACCCGGGCCTACCTCGGCAACCGGGCCATGACGATCGCCGGCGGTACCTCGGAGATCACCCGCAACACCATCGCCGAGCGCATCCTGGGCCTGCCCCGGGATCCGCTGTTGAAGTAG